The following are encoded in a window of Roseimicrobium gellanilyticum genomic DNA:
- a CDS encoding MFS transporter: MSSSTLSEAPAPEKTATSSAEQTVFAVLFAISFSHLLNDTIQALIPSLYPLLKESQGLTFGQLGMVTLTFQCTASLLQPLVGLYTDKRPLPYSLAVGMGLTLVGLLMLSQAHNYPMIIVSAALVGMGSAVFHPEASRVAHMAAGRSRGLAQSLFQVGGNAGSALGPLLAALFIVPNGQGHVAWFSLVAGLGMFVLWHIGTWVSRRLQHQSRSASTSSLKPLKLLPTKVIVYSLLVLVALTFSKYVYLVSLTNYYTFYLMERFHVSVQASQIYLFAFLFAVAVGTIAGGPIGDRIGRKRVIWVSILGVAPFSLWLPYASLPVTVVLTVVIGLVLASAFSAILVYAQELLPGKVGLIAGLFFGLAFGIAGIGAAVLGKVADHVGIIDVFHGCAWLPLIGMLTILLPDIEGSRKK, from the coding sequence ATGTCTTCCTCAACCCTCAGTGAAGCACCCGCGCCTGAAAAGACCGCAACTTCGTCCGCGGAACAGACGGTGTTTGCGGTGCTGTTCGCCATCAGTTTCTCGCACCTGCTGAATGATACCATCCAGGCGCTCATTCCTTCGCTCTACCCTCTTTTGAAAGAGAGCCAGGGCCTGACGTTTGGCCAGTTGGGCATGGTCACGCTCACCTTCCAGTGCACGGCATCATTGTTGCAGCCGCTGGTTGGCCTGTACACGGACAAGCGACCTCTGCCGTACTCGCTGGCGGTGGGCATGGGGCTCACGCTGGTGGGGCTGCTGATGCTTTCCCAAGCACACAACTACCCGATGATCATCGTGTCTGCCGCATTGGTGGGCATGGGTTCTGCGGTGTTCCACCCCGAGGCTTCACGCGTGGCGCACATGGCCGCGGGACGCAGCCGTGGTCTGGCGCAGTCGCTGTTTCAAGTGGGTGGCAATGCTGGCAGTGCGCTGGGACCTCTGCTGGCGGCGCTCTTCATCGTGCCGAACGGTCAGGGACACGTGGCGTGGTTCTCCTTGGTGGCGGGCTTGGGCATGTTCGTGCTGTGGCACATCGGTACCTGGGTGTCCCGGCGCCTACAGCATCAGAGTCGCAGTGCTTCGACGTCGAGCCTGAAGCCGCTCAAGTTGCTGCCCACGAAGGTGATTGTGTACTCGCTGCTGGTACTCGTGGCGCTGACCTTCTCCAAGTATGTGTATCTGGTCAGTCTCACGAACTACTACACCTTCTACCTCATGGAGCGCTTCCACGTGTCCGTGCAGGCTTCGCAGATCTACCTGTTCGCGTTCCTCTTTGCCGTGGCAGTGGGCACCATTGCGGGTGGTCCCATCGGTGACCGCATCGGGAGGAAGCGTGTGATCTGGGTTTCCATTCTGGGGGTGGCGCCCTTCTCTCTATGGCTGCCATATGCGAGCCTGCCGGTGACAGTGGTGCTCACGGTGGTCATCGGCCTCGTGCTGGCATCAGCGTTCTCTGCCATCCTCGTGTATGCGCAGGAGTTGCTGCCGGGGAAGGTGGGTCTCATCGCTGGACTGTTCTTCGGGCTCGCCTTCGGCATTGCTGGCATTGGTGCTGCGG
- a CDS encoding helix-turn-helix domain-containing protein, whose product MNRRAFPEFGMSESQHEDLRQQGIVVIPFMDSLAQDPQRIRPHYHDFFQIFILVGKAEVMHDFQEFTASGTTVVFMTPGQVHTARPAKGMRGTTVSFTQEFFDGGTPPPSRLFDYPFFFPAEAKPWLTVPHREAAPILEMFAELQREFNAGQTGAVEVLRALLHILLVRMDRLYERLHPRRHVSRASMLARQFHLYVEQHFRTLHEVSDYARLLNVTTNHLHDVVREENGVTAGHIIRDRRLLDAKRQLSHSELDVSEIAYDLGFKDPSYFSRFFRRETKRTPAQFREEIREKYQR is encoded by the coding sequence ATGAACCGTCGCGCCTTTCCGGAGTTTGGGATGAGTGAGTCCCAGCATGAGGACTTGCGCCAGCAGGGCATTGTGGTGATTCCCTTCATGGATTCTCTGGCGCAGGATCCGCAGCGCATCCGGCCACACTACCATGACTTCTTCCAAATCTTCATCCTCGTGGGGAAGGCGGAGGTCATGCATGACTTCCAGGAGTTCACTGCGAGCGGGACCACGGTGGTCTTCATGACTCCGGGACAGGTGCACACGGCCCGTCCGGCAAAGGGCATGCGGGGGACCACGGTTTCATTTACCCAAGAGTTCTTCGATGGCGGCACGCCACCGCCCAGCAGGCTCTTTGATTATCCCTTCTTTTTCCCCGCAGAAGCGAAGCCCTGGCTCACGGTTCCGCATCGCGAGGCGGCTCCCATCCTGGAAATGTTTGCGGAGCTGCAGCGCGAATTCAATGCGGGACAAACGGGCGCGGTTGAGGTACTACGCGCACTGCTTCACATCCTGCTGGTGCGAATGGACCGGCTCTATGAGCGGCTGCATCCGCGGCGTCATGTCTCGCGTGCCAGCATGCTCGCGCGACAGTTCCACCTCTACGTGGAGCAGCACTTCCGCACGCTGCATGAGGTGTCCGACTATGCACGCCTTCTCAATGTGACGACCAACCATCTCCATGACGTGGTGCGCGAGGAGAATGGAGTCACCGCGGGACACATCATCCGTGATCGGCGGCTGCTGGATGCGAAGCGGCAGCTTTCCCATTCCGAGCTCGACGTGTCCGAGATTGCATATGATCTCGGCTTCAAGGATCCCTCCTACTTCTCGCGCTTCTTTCGCAGGGAAACAAAACGCACCCCGGCCCAGTTCCGCGAGGAAATCCGAGAAAAGTACCAGCGATAG
- a CDS encoding amidohydrolase family protein, producing MNRRQFLRNTSLATAGLAASQAALPSSASAAESYPIIDTHVHFYNPKRPGGVPWPPQNSPLYRTVLPDDWAKLAAPLGVTATVVVEASPLVEDNQWILDIAANDKRIIGLVGNLDPMAPDFSAHLKRFVANPLFCGIRNRRPNAELPDLVSKPEFMKSMQLMAEKGLELDVNGPMDKQGEATAKLAEAIPDLRLVINHLGASGDPQSLRPGWKEGIKRASENQNVYCKVSALVEQTKTEYGKAPTDTAYYLPILDHLWECFGEDRLIYGSNWPVSDKGAGYDVVFRIVKEYFTSKGEDAAKKYFYRNSEEAYRWVAR from the coding sequence ATGAACCGCCGTCAATTCCTCCGCAACACCTCCCTCGCCACCGCTGGCCTCGCGGCGTCGCAGGCCGCACTCCCCTCCTCCGCCTCAGCTGCCGAGTCGTATCCCATCATCGATACGCATGTGCATTTCTATAATCCGAAGCGCCCAGGGGGCGTGCCGTGGCCACCGCAGAACTCACCCCTGTACCGCACCGTGCTGCCGGATGACTGGGCCAAGCTCGCTGCACCACTCGGCGTGACAGCCACCGTGGTGGTGGAGGCCAGCCCGCTCGTGGAAGACAACCAGTGGATTCTCGACATCGCCGCGAATGACAAACGCATTATTGGTCTCGTGGGCAACCTCGATCCCATGGCTCCGGATTTCAGCGCCCACCTCAAGCGCTTCGTGGCCAATCCCCTCTTCTGCGGCATTCGCAATCGCCGCCCGAACGCGGAATTGCCAGATTTGGTCAGCAAACCGGAGTTCATGAAATCGATGCAACTCATGGCGGAGAAGGGACTGGAGCTCGACGTGAATGGCCCCATGGACAAGCAAGGCGAAGCGACCGCCAAGCTTGCCGAAGCAATCCCGGACCTCCGACTGGTCATCAATCACCTCGGTGCTTCGGGCGACCCTCAGTCGCTGCGCCCGGGATGGAAAGAAGGCATCAAGCGCGCTTCAGAAAATCAAAATGTGTACTGCAAGGTGAGCGCCCTCGTGGAACAGACGAAAACGGAATACGGCAAAGCTCCCACGGATACCGCCTACTACCTTCCCATTCTGGATCACCTGTGGGAATGCTTCGGCGAGGATCGTCTCATCTATGGCAGCAACTGGCCGGTGAGCGACAAGGGCGCGGGCTATGATGTGGTCTTCCGTATTGTGAAGGAGTACTTCACCTCGAAGGGTGAAGATGCGGCAAAAAAGTACTTCTACCGAAACTCGGAGGAGGCGTATCGGTGGGTGGCGAGGTAG
- a CDS encoding amidohydrolase yields the protein MRPHLFTLASAIFPLLPSALSAAPSLILHGGKVITVDEKFSIHQALAVEDGKILAIGSDAEVTALKGPDTQVINLEGKTVMPGLMDSHVHPRAAMTEFDHEIPVMETIQDVLDYIATRVKATPEGSGIVVSQVFITRLKEQRYPTRAELDSVAPKHPVSFSTGPDAMLNSLALQMNGITKDFKITDGGPGKVEFDPKSGEPTGLLREMGRFVKVKQVSKAAPTPEETYARTKELFRDYNSVGLTSVCDRGASPDSIARYESMLKKGDLTVRMRCSHTFGTGGMWRTVEQSIDKVIEHPLTKGDDMLRIIGTKIWLDGGMLTGSAYMRQPWGVSQIYGISDPAFKGTLNVPPDKLRQMVDKVTGAGLQFTAHSVGDGAVHELLDAYEEVNAKRSIRDTRSCITHSNFMSKEAVERAAKLGVMMDIQPIWLHLDSRTLLAQFGQDRTRWFQPLKTIFETGGIVGGGSDHMQKIGSFRSVNPYNPWLGMWVAITRKAKHLDAPMHPEEALTREQAIRFYTINNAKILFLEQTAGSLEKGKAADLILVDRDPLTCPMDDLPQASVLKTWLGGKLVYERK from the coding sequence ATGCGTCCGCATCTCTTCACGCTGGCTTCCGCGATTTTTCCACTCCTCCCTTCCGCGCTCAGCGCCGCACCGTCGCTGATCCTCCACGGCGGCAAGGTGATCACGGTAGATGAGAAGTTCTCCATCCACCAGGCCCTCGCGGTGGAGGATGGAAAAATCCTCGCTATCGGCAGCGACGCCGAGGTCACGGCTCTCAAAGGGCCGGACACACAGGTCATCAATCTGGAAGGCAAGACCGTCATGCCCGGGCTCATGGACTCGCATGTCCACCCCCGTGCGGCGATGACGGAGTTTGACCATGAGATTCCGGTCATGGAGACCATCCAGGATGTGCTGGACTACATCGCCACCCGGGTAAAAGCCACGCCCGAAGGCTCCGGCATTGTGGTCAGCCAGGTGTTCATCACGCGCTTGAAGGAGCAGCGCTATCCCACCCGCGCAGAGCTGGACTCCGTGGCGCCGAAGCATCCGGTGAGCTTCTCCACGGGACCGGATGCCATGCTGAACTCACTGGCGCTGCAGATGAATGGCATCACCAAAGACTTCAAGATCACCGATGGTGGCCCCGGAAAAGTGGAATTCGATCCCAAATCCGGCGAGCCCACCGGCCTGCTGCGGGAGATGGGCCGCTTCGTCAAGGTGAAGCAAGTCTCCAAGGCAGCGCCAACCCCGGAAGAAACCTATGCTCGCACCAAGGAGCTCTTTCGCGACTACAACAGCGTGGGCCTCACTTCTGTGTGCGATCGCGGCGCCAGCCCTGACTCGATTGCCCGGTACGAATCCATGCTGAAGAAGGGTGACCTCACGGTGCGCATGCGCTGCTCCCACACTTTCGGCACTGGTGGCATGTGGCGCACGGTTGAGCAAAGCATCGACAAGGTAATCGAGCATCCACTGACGAAGGGTGACGACATGCTGCGCATCATCGGCACCAAGATTTGGCTGGATGGCGGCATGCTCACCGGCAGCGCCTACATGCGGCAGCCGTGGGGCGTGAGCCAGATTTATGGCATCAGCGATCCCGCCTTCAAGGGCACGCTGAATGTGCCACCGGACAAGCTGCGACAGATGGTGGACAAGGTCACCGGCGCCGGCCTGCAGTTCACCGCACACAGCGTGGGTGATGGTGCTGTGCATGAACTGCTCGACGCCTATGAGGAAGTCAATGCGAAGCGCTCCATTCGCGACACCCGCTCATGCATCACACATAGCAACTTCATGAGCAAGGAGGCCGTCGAGCGCGCTGCGAAGCTGGGTGTGATGATGGACATCCAGCCCATCTGGTTGCATCTGGACTCGCGTACGCTGCTCGCGCAGTTCGGCCAGGATCGCACGCGTTGGTTCCAGCCGTTGAAGACCATCTTTGAAACAGGTGGCATCGTGGGAGGTGGCAGCGACCATATGCAGAAGATTGGCTCCTTCCGCTCCGTGAATCCCTACAACCCATGGCTCGGCATGTGGGTCGCCATCACGCGGAAAGCAAAACACCTTGATGCACCCATGCACCCCGAAGAAGCGCTGACTCGCGAGCAGGCCATTCGCTTCTACACCATCAACAACGCGAAGATCCTCTTCCTGGAGCAAACGGCCGGCAGCCTTGAGAAAGGTAAGGCCGCGGACCTCATCCTGGTGGATCGCGATCCGCTCACCTGCCCCATGGACGATCTGCCTCAAGCCTCAGTGCTCAAGACCTGGCTCGGTGGGAAGCTGGTGTACGAGAGGAAGTGA
- a CDS encoding dimethylarginine dimethylaminohydrolase family protein, with protein MNRMLLCPPDFYEVRYEINPWMSVAQAPDHAVAVRQWQGLYDTLQDMGCKVELLMPRPGWPDMVFTANAGVVRERRVLLSNFRHEERAGESPWHAQWFEEQDYEISRLPRHLAFEGEGDALKCGDVWICGHGFRTDEEAHRWVGDWTHEPMVSVRLVDSHFYHLDTCFCPLRDGLAMWYPAAFDAIGQDAIRAISRELIEVTLDEARRFACNAIISDSHVVMPDGCPKASAMLEGRDYAVHPLPMSEFIKAGGACKCLALVLE; from the coding sequence ATGAACCGGATGCTCCTTTGTCCTCCGGATTTCTATGAGGTCCGCTACGAGATCAATCCTTGGATGAGCGTGGCTCAGGCGCCTGATCACGCGGTAGCAGTGCGACAGTGGCAGGGTCTGTATGACACCTTGCAAGACATGGGTTGTAAGGTGGAACTTTTGATGCCACGACCGGGATGGCCGGACATGGTCTTCACCGCGAATGCCGGTGTAGTGCGAGAACGCCGTGTCCTGCTGAGCAATTTTCGCCATGAAGAACGCGCCGGCGAATCCCCGTGGCATGCCCAATGGTTTGAGGAGCAGGACTACGAAATCTCCAGACTGCCCCGCCATCTGGCCTTTGAGGGCGAAGGAGATGCCTTGAAATGCGGTGACGTCTGGATTTGTGGCCACGGCTTTCGCACGGATGAAGAAGCCCATCGCTGGGTGGGAGACTGGACACATGAACCGATGGTGAGCGTGCGGCTTGTGGATTCTCACTTCTACCATCTCGATACCTGCTTCTGCCCACTACGGGATGGTCTCGCCATGTGGTATCCCGCAGCGTTTGATGCAATCGGGCAGGATGCAATTCGCGCGATCTCGCGGGAGCTTATCGAAGTCACCTTGGACGAAGCACGCCGCTTTGCCTGCAATGCGATCATTTCCGACTCCCATGTAGTGATGCCAGACGGATGCCCGAAGGCGTCAGCCATGCTGGAGGGCAGAGACTATGCAGTGCACCCTCTGCCCATGAGCGAGTTCATCAAGGCGGGTGGCGCGTGCAAATGCCTCGCTCTGGTACTGGAGTGA
- a CDS encoding aminoacyl-tRNA deacylase, producing the protein MLAQKLKDFLDQKKVKYVTIAHSPAFTTQEVAQSAHVPGRVMAKTVMVIIDDVLAMAVLPANHRVMLDDLRDITGTEDVRLAREDEFKSFFPDCEAGAMPPFGNLYDMSVYVSPLLAEETEIAFNAGSHTEIIKMLYRDFERLVSPRVANFTT; encoded by the coding sequence ATGCTTGCTCAGAAACTCAAAGATTTCCTCGATCAGAAGAAGGTGAAGTATGTCACCATCGCCCACTCGCCAGCGTTCACCACGCAGGAGGTGGCCCAATCCGCGCACGTACCAGGCCGCGTCATGGCCAAAACCGTGATGGTCATCATTGATGACGTCCTCGCCATGGCAGTGCTGCCGGCAAACCATCGCGTGATGCTCGATGACCTGCGCGACATCACCGGCACGGAAGATGTGCGCCTCGCGCGCGAAGATGAGTTCAAGAGCTTCTTCCCGGATTGTGAAGCCGGCGCCATGCCGCCCTTCGGGAACTTGTATGACATGTCCGTTTATGTATCCCCGCTGCTCGCGGAGGAGACTGAGATCGCGTTCAACGCGGGCTCACACACGGAAATCATCAAGATGCTCTACCGCGACTTCGAACGCCTCGTCTCTCCACGTGTGGCGAACTTCACGACGTGA
- a CDS encoding aldehyde dehydrogenase family protein: MDSCLQRLGLSALNGGAFDGAWSGNGDVVESISPINGQVIARVKQADAGDCERGIARAQEAFLKWRVTPAPVRGETVRRLGNAFRVHKADLGRLVTLEMGKILAEGEGEVQEMIDICDFAVGLSRQLHGLTIASERPNHRLMEQWHPLGIIGVITAFNFPVAVWSWNAALAAVCGDSVIWKPSSHTPLCAIAVTRIAEQVCRETGVDPAIFTLLCGSVEDVGSRMVEDRRLPLISATGSCAMGHKLAQQVHARLGRTLLELGGNNAVIVTPSADLELAVRAIFFGAVGTAGQRCTSTRRVIVHESVADALRERLVRAYHDLRIGDPLDPATLMGPLINRQAVATMIHAIRRLKREGGTVLSGGKILHSDIATVLAIEHLADEGGPFLPEDDELLREDAFPGGCYVTPCLASVTAGLSVVREETFAPILYLMKYRDFNEALAMHNDVPQGLSSAIFTNDFREAELFLSAVGSDCGIANVNAGTSGAEIGGAFGGEKDTGGGRESGSDAWKNYMRRQTNTINYGKDMPLAQGIHFGEDPAK, from the coding sequence ATGGATTCCTGTCTCCAGCGTCTTGGCTTGTCCGCGTTGAACGGCGGCGCCTTTGATGGCGCCTGGAGCGGGAATGGCGACGTGGTGGAAAGCATTTCACCGATCAACGGTCAGGTCATTGCCCGGGTGAAACAGGCAGATGCTGGAGACTGTGAGCGGGGCATTGCGCGTGCGCAGGAGGCATTTCTCAAGTGGCGCGTGACGCCAGCGCCCGTACGTGGTGAAACTGTGCGCCGCCTTGGCAACGCCTTTCGCGTGCATAAGGCGGACTTGGGAAGACTGGTGACTCTGGAGATGGGCAAGATCCTTGCGGAGGGTGAGGGCGAGGTGCAGGAAATGATCGACATCTGCGACTTCGCCGTCGGACTGTCACGCCAGCTCCATGGGTTGACGATCGCCTCGGAGCGACCGAACCACCGGCTCATGGAGCAATGGCATCCGCTGGGCATCATCGGCGTGATCACGGCATTCAATTTCCCCGTGGCTGTCTGGTCATGGAATGCGGCGCTGGCTGCGGTGTGTGGTGACTCGGTGATCTGGAAACCCTCCAGTCACACACCGTTGTGCGCGATCGCCGTGACGCGGATCGCGGAGCAGGTGTGTCGTGAGACGGGAGTGGATCCCGCCATCTTCACCCTCCTGTGCGGCAGTGTGGAGGACGTGGGCTCCCGCATGGTGGAGGACCGCCGGCTGCCGCTCATTTCTGCCACGGGTTCTTGTGCCATGGGGCACAAGCTGGCGCAGCAGGTGCATGCGCGGCTCGGCCGCACACTGCTGGAACTCGGCGGCAACAATGCAGTGATCGTCACACCAAGCGCGGATCTCGAGCTCGCGGTGCGAGCGATCTTCTTCGGCGCGGTGGGCACAGCAGGGCAGCGCTGCACTTCCACCCGGCGGGTGATCGTGCATGAGTCCGTGGCAGATGCGCTGCGGGAGCGACTGGTCCGTGCCTATCATGATTTGCGCATCGGGGACCCACTGGATCCTGCGACGCTCATGGGCCCGCTCATCAATCGTCAGGCCGTCGCCACCATGATTCACGCCATCCGCCGATTGAAGCGCGAGGGAGGCACGGTGCTGAGTGGAGGCAAAATCTTGCACAGCGATATCGCCACCGTCCTTGCCATCGAACATCTGGCGGATGAGGGAGGTCCCTTCCTCCCTGAGGATGATGAACTCCTTCGCGAGGATGCGTTTCCGGGCGGGTGCTATGTGACGCCGTGTCTTGCCTCTGTGACGGCGGGCTTGTCCGTTGTGCGCGAGGAGACCTTTGCGCCGATCCTGTACCTGATGAAGTACCGGGACTTCAACGAGGCGCTTGCCATGCACAATGACGTGCCGCAGGGGCTAAGCTCGGCCATCTTCACCAATGACTTCCGGGAAGCGGAGCTATTCCTCAGTGCGGTGGGGAGCGACTGTGGCATTGCAAATGTGAATGCCGGCACCAGTGGTGCTGAGATTGGTGGAGCCTTTGGTGGTGAGAAGGACACCGGTGGGGGGCGGGAAAGTGGCTCCGATGCGTGGAAGAACTACATGAGACGCCAGACCAACACCATCAACTATGGCAAGGACATGCCGCTCGCACAGGGCATTCACTTTGGTGAGGACCCCGCAAAATAG
- the lat gene encoding L-lysine 6-transaminase, which translates to MSARRHIAPAEALRELGRHVLLDGFGMVLDLERSKGCQAVDAATGRTILDLYGCFGSLPIGFNHPWMHRPEVERDLLVAARAKAANSDVYSTLYAEFVRTFHEVAGLPPLERYFFIEGGALAVENTLKAAMDWKVRKNLAAGRGEKGTAILHFEQAFHGRSGYTLSLTNTDPVKTAHFAKFPWPRVAAPALDFTLEEAEREKDAARKEAQCEAVLRDIVERGHEDIAAIIIEPIQGEGGDRHFRASWLRLLREVCDAYDILLIFDEVQTGGGTTGRMWCCEHFGVLPDLLAFGKKAQACGVMAGPRLDEVPDNVFRVSGRINSTWGGSLVDMVRATHVLRLIEQERMLEHAAFVGDKFLDALRIFAGVHPIITAVRGRGLMIAFDLPTRRLRDEFYRGLFDLGLLALRSGERSIRFRPALDLPESAIIQTIDILEKQCQRMPQAVV; encoded by the coding sequence ATGAGTGCTCGCAGGCATATCGCGCCCGCGGAAGCTCTTCGCGAGCTGGGCCGGCACGTCCTACTGGACGGGTTCGGCATGGTGTTGGACCTCGAGAGGAGCAAGGGCTGCCAGGCTGTGGATGCCGCCACGGGGCGGACCATCCTGGATCTGTACGGATGTTTTGGTTCGCTGCCCATTGGCTTCAATCACCCCTGGATGCATCGCCCGGAGGTGGAGCGCGACCTTCTCGTGGCTGCCAGGGCAAAGGCAGCCAATTCAGATGTGTATTCCACGCTGTATGCGGAGTTCGTTCGCACCTTCCATGAGGTGGCCGGACTGCCTCCATTGGAGCGGTACTTTTTCATCGAGGGTGGCGCCCTGGCCGTGGAGAACACCCTGAAGGCGGCCATGGACTGGAAGGTGCGGAAGAATCTCGCTGCCGGACGCGGTGAGAAAGGCACTGCGATCCTGCATTTCGAGCAGGCGTTTCATGGCCGCAGTGGCTACACATTGAGTCTCACGAATACGGATCCAGTGAAGACGGCGCACTTTGCGAAGTTCCCCTGGCCACGGGTGGCGGCCCCCGCGCTGGACTTCACCCTGGAGGAGGCTGAGCGGGAGAAAGATGCGGCACGCAAGGAGGCGCAATGTGAGGCGGTGCTGCGCGACATTGTGGAGCGGGGCCACGAGGACATTGCTGCAATCATCATTGAGCCGATTCAAGGAGAAGGGGGTGATCGTCACTTCCGCGCCTCCTGGCTGCGGCTCCTGCGTGAGGTGTGTGATGCGTATGACATCCTGCTGATCTTTGATGAAGTACAAACGGGCGGAGGCACCACCGGGCGGATGTGGTGCTGCGAGCATTTCGGTGTGCTGCCGGATCTACTGGCTTTTGGCAAGAAGGCGCAGGCCTGTGGTGTGATGGCCGGGCCGCGCCTGGACGAAGTGCCGGACAATGTTTTCCGTGTGTCTGGCCGCATCAATTCCACGTGGGGAGGCAGCCTGGTGGACATGGTGCGTGCCACCCATGTGCTCAGGCTCATCGAGCAGGAGCGGATGCTGGAGCATGCAGCCTTTGTCGGAGACAAATTCCTGGATGCCCTGCGTATCTTCGCCGGCGTGCACCCTATCATCACCGCAGTGCGTGGCCGGGGTTTGATGATTGCCTTCGACCTGCCCACGCGGCGCTTGCGGGATGAGTTCTATCGCGGCCTGTTTGATCTTGGGCTGCTGGCTTTGCGCTCGGGGGAGCGCTCCATCCGTTTCCGTCCGGCACTTGATCTGCCGGAGAGTGCCATCATTCAGACCATCGACATCCTCGAAAAGCAATGCCAGCGCATGCCACAGGCGGTGGTGTGA
- the plsY gene encoding glycerol-3-phosphate 1-O-acyltransferase PlsY: MPPLLPTFCLVALAWFCGSLPFGYWAGRLKGIDIRKHGSGNIGATNVIRVLGKKIGLPVFVLDALKGFVPVFVASWWMQHREGTDINTATLVAALCAAASVLGHMFTFWLGFKGGKGVATTAGAMLGLAPLVLLIAIIVWVIAFYTTRYVALASILAGFTLPTAAAILMTINGTWNYVLLAFGIVIAVLVLVRHRSNISRMLAGTENRFERKEKKS; the protein is encoded by the coding sequence ATGCCTCCACTGCTTCCCACCTTCTGCCTCGTCGCACTCGCCTGGTTCTGCGGGTCGCTACCGTTTGGCTATTGGGCAGGCCGGCTTAAGGGCATCGACATTCGCAAGCATGGCAGTGGGAACATCGGCGCCACCAATGTGATCCGCGTGCTCGGCAAGAAGATTGGCCTCCCCGTCTTTGTGCTGGATGCGCTCAAGGGCTTCGTCCCTGTATTCGTCGCCTCCTGGTGGATGCAGCATCGCGAAGGCACGGACATCAATACTGCCACCTTGGTCGCCGCACTTTGTGCCGCAGCCTCCGTGCTGGGTCACATGTTCACCTTCTGGCTCGGGTTCAAAGGCGGGAAAGGCGTGGCCACCACCGCAGGTGCCATGCTGGGACTCGCACCACTGGTCTTGCTGATTGCGATCATCGTGTGGGTGATCGCCTTCTACACCACACGCTATGTGGCTCTGGCATCCATTCTCGCAGGCTTCACACTGCCCACTGCCGCGGCGATCCTCATGACCATCAATGGCACGTGGAACTATGTGCTCCTCGCCTTTGGCATCGTGATCGCCGTCCTCGTGCTGGTGCGTCACCGGTCCAATATCTCCCGTATGCTCGCCGGCACGGAGAACCGCTTCGAGCGGAAAGAGAAAAAGAGTTGA
- a CDS encoding response regulator: MKLADLDHPIHTKKILVADDEPAMRELLGEMFRTAGFEHLIFASNGSAVLDLAVAENPQLIVLDVMMPRGNGLRALRSLREHPKTSGIPVIMMSGFGLGALTNAAGEFTSHFLAKPFTCNELIDRASGLLSERLTGTSRMPYGDPAAFV, from the coding sequence ATGAAACTAGCTGATCTAGACCATCCCATTCACACTAAGAAGATTCTTGTGGCTGATGATGAACCTGCTATGCGGGAACTCCTCGGTGAAATGTTTCGGACCGCCGGCTTCGAACATCTCATTTTCGCCTCCAATGGGAGTGCGGTACTGGATCTGGCGGTTGCAGAAAATCCGCAACTCATCGTGCTGGATGTCATGATGCCCCGTGGGAATGGCCTCCGAGCTTTGCGGAGTCTCCGGGAGCATCCCAAGACGTCAGGTATCCCTGTCATCATGATGAGCGGATTTGGTTTGGGTGCCCTGACAAACGCGGCTGGGGAATTCACGTCCCATTTCCTGGCGAAACCATTTACGTGCAATGAGCTGATCGATCGCGCCAGCGGGTTGCTGTCCGAGCGTCTCACGGGGACGAGCCGCATGCCCTACGGTGATCCTGCGGCATTTGTGTGA